Proteins from a single region of Thiomicrorhabdus sp. Kp2:
- a CDS encoding protein phosphatase CheZ: protein MNKASQINIQQAKALVEALEENNHKKTIQIIDEMTQIRESELFQQLSALTDNLHLTLDHIDDNALFMQTKHDIPDATERLEYVIQTTEQASNQTLDTAEEALQHLDSVQTLLKAEVSAEEIDVIKHEVAKVSENLTNIMLAQSYQDLTGQVLNRVIFVISSLEQSLIQLIENSGHDYHAIPDRVLSEQEQKSKEMHGVGPNVTQNSKKDIVESQEDIDDLLSDLGI, encoded by the coding sequence ATGAATAAAGCATCTCAAATCAATATTCAGCAAGCTAAGGCCTTGGTCGAAGCTCTAGAAGAAAATAATCATAAAAAAACAATACAAATTATTGATGAGATGACCCAAATTCGGGAATCAGAGCTCTTTCAGCAACTAAGTGCTTTGACGGACAACTTACATTTAACTTTAGATCATATTGATGATAATGCACTTTTTATGCAAACCAAGCATGATATTCCTGATGCAACTGAGCGTTTAGAGTACGTTATTCAAACGACTGAACAAGCGAGTAATCAGACTTTAGATACCGCTGAAGAAGCTTTACAGCATTTGGATAGTGTTCAGACGCTATTAAAAGCAGAGGTGTCTGCAGAAGAGATTGATGTAATCAAACATGAGGTAGCGAAAGTAAGCGAAAATTTAACAAATATCATGCTTGCACAGTCATACCAAGACTTAACAGGCCAGGTATTAAACAGGGTGATTTTTGTTATTAGTTCTTTAGAGCAAAGTTTGATTCAGTTAATCGAAAACTCTGGTCATGATTATCATGCTATTCCTGATAGGGTATTGAGTGAGCAGGAGCAGAAATCAAAAGAAATGCACGGTGTTGGGCCTAATGTTACTCAAAATTCTAAAAAAGACATTGTGGAATCACAAGAAGATATTGATGATCTACTGAGTGATTTAGGCATTTAA
- a CDS encoding chemotaxis response regulator CheY yields MNQGMKILVVDDFSTMRTIVKDLLRELGFSHFEEAEDGVKAWAMIQTAHYDFIVCDWNMPNMTGLELLKKVRNEPSVKNTPFLLISAEAKRSQIIEATEAGVDDYIVKPFTAATLNEKIYAIFERISAQSL; encoded by the coding sequence ATTAACCAAGGTATGAAAATTCTTGTTGTGGATGATTTTTCTACAATGCGTACCATTGTTAAAGACTTGCTACGAGAGTTGGGTTTTAGCCATTTTGAAGAAGCAGAAGATGGCGTTAAAGCATGGGCTATGATTCAGACAGCCCATTATGACTTTATTGTTTGTGACTGGAATATGCCTAATATGACGGGTTTGGAACTTTTAAAAAAAGTGCGTAACGAACCTTCTGTAAAAAACACGCCTTTTTTGTTAATCAGTGCAGAAGCTAAAAGATCACAAATTATTGAAGCCACTGAAGCAGGTGTAGATGATTACATTGTTAAACCCTTTACGGCCGCTACCCTAAATGAAAAAATTTACGCTATTTTTGAACGGATTTCAGCACAGTCTTTGTGA
- the flhA gene encoding flagellar biosynthesis protein FlhA, with protein MNFTQLLNKAKQSMASSLGVPIAVLALLGMVTIPLPPFLLDIFFTFNIALSLVVLMVTLYAKRPLDFAVFPTIILLATLFRLSLNIASTRVILLEGHTGGASAGEVIAAFGEFVIGGNYAVGLVVFAILVVINFVVITKGAGRVAEVSARFTLDSMPGKQMAIDADLNAGLITQEEAQVRRAEIATEAEFYGSMDGASKFVRGDAIAGIIILFINLIGGFAIGVGQHDLSFSNAAQVYTILTLGDGLVAQIPALLLSTATAIIVTRVTGGDKKDMGEQIQLQMFANPKALGTAAGIVGFLGLIPGMPNFAFLAFASVAGGGAYLIHKQKKEGLQTEPIEIPEEVESKPADLSWDDVQSVDVLGLEVGYRLIPMVDQAQNGQLLDRVKGVRRKVSQELGFLVPPVHIRDNLDLKPNQYRVMLMGVPAGDGEVFPERELAINPGQVFGEIAGTVTKDPTFGLDAVWIAPSDQDQAQALGYTVVDSSTVVATHVSQLIQDYAFELLGHDEVQQLLDKVKNASPKLVTELVPDKLSLATLVKVLQNLLREKVSIRDMRTILETLTKQSGQTQDAADLTIHVRTALGRSIIQDIVGQDEELKVITLDPSLEQILLQATQGAPEGQLAIEPGLAERLHGTLKEESQKMEMSGQSAVLLVAPQIRAQLARLFRYSLPTLYILAYSEVPENRQISVVASVGQGG; from the coding sequence ATGAACTTTACTCAATTACTCAATAAAGCAAAACAGAGCATGGCTAGCAGCTTGGGTGTACCAATTGCTGTGCTGGCTCTATTGGGTATGGTTACAATACCGCTCCCTCCTTTTTTACTTGATATATTCTTTACCTTCAATATTGCACTTTCTCTTGTGGTATTAATGGTTACCTTGTATGCCAAAAGACCTTTGGATTTTGCTGTTTTTCCAACCATTATTTTACTGGCAACCTTATTTAGGCTTTCTCTTAATATCGCCTCAACCAGGGTTATTCTTTTAGAGGGGCACACAGGGGGAGCTTCAGCAGGGGAAGTCATTGCCGCTTTTGGTGAGTTTGTAATTGGTGGAAATTATGCGGTAGGTTTAGTCGTCTTTGCGATATTGGTTGTTATTAACTTTGTGGTTATAACGAAAGGGGCTGGGCGAGTTGCAGAAGTCAGCGCACGATTTACTTTGGATTCCATGCCAGGTAAACAGATGGCCATTGATGCCGATTTAAATGCTGGCCTAATTACGCAAGAGGAAGCGCAAGTCAGACGTGCTGAAATTGCGACTGAGGCAGAATTTTATGGTTCGATGGATGGGGCAAGTAAATTTGTTCGTGGTGACGCCATCGCTGGAATTATTATATTATTCATTAACTTGATTGGTGGGTTTGCGATAGGTGTCGGGCAGCACGACCTCTCATTCAGTAATGCTGCCCAGGTTTATACCATCTTGACGTTAGGTGATGGGCTTGTCGCTCAAATTCCAGCCTTATTACTCTCTACTGCCACAGCCATTATTGTGACCCGTGTTACAGGTGGTGATAAAAAAGACATGGGTGAGCAGATTCAGTTACAGATGTTTGCTAACCCAAAAGCTTTAGGAACGGCAGCAGGGATTGTTGGATTTTTAGGGTTAATACCAGGTATGCCAAACTTCGCATTTCTAGCTTTCGCAAGTGTGGCTGGAGGTGGAGCTTATCTTATCCATAAACAGAAAAAAGAGGGGTTGCAGACTGAGCCTATTGAAATCCCAGAAGAAGTTGAATCAAAACCTGCCGACTTAAGTTGGGACGATGTTCAATCGGTAGATGTGCTAGGTTTAGAAGTCGGTTACCGACTAATTCCGATGGTAGATCAAGCTCAAAATGGCCAATTATTAGATCGAGTTAAAGGGGTACGACGTAAAGTTTCACAAGAACTGGGCTTTTTAGTACCTCCTGTTCATATTCGTGATAATTTAGATTTAAAACCTAATCAATACCGAGTGATGTTGATGGGCGTTCCAGCAGGTGATGGAGAGGTATTCCCTGAACGTGAGCTTGCCATTAATCCTGGGCAAGTGTTTGGAGAAATCGCAGGAACGGTAACCAAAGATCCAACTTTTGGACTTGATGCCGTTTGGATTGCTCCTTCTGATCAAGACCAAGCTCAGGCGCTTGGTTATACGGTTGTTGACTCAAGCACGGTTGTAGCAACCCATGTTAGTCAGCTTATTCAAGATTATGCTTTTGAATTACTTGGGCATGATGAGGTTCAGCAACTATTAGATAAAGTAAAAAACGCCTCTCCAAAATTAGTAACAGAGCTTGTGCCTGACAAGTTATCACTTGCGACTTTAGTTAAAGTATTACAGAATCTTTTGCGGGAGAAGGTTTCAATTCGCGATATGCGTACCATTTTAGAAACCTTAACTAAGCAGTCTGGTCAGACACAAGATGCCGCTGACTTAACGATTCACGTACGTACCGCTTTAGGACGTTCCATTATTCAAGACATCGTTGGTCAAGATGAAGAGTTAAAAGTCATTACTTTGGACCCTAGCTTGGAACAGATATTGCTCCAAGCAACTCAAGGCGCGCCAGAAGGTCAGCTCGCGATTGAACCAGGCCTGGCAGAAAGATTGCACGGCACGCTAAAAGAAGAATCGCAGAAAATGGAAATGTCTGGCCAATCCGCTGTATTGCTGGTTGCTCCGCAAATTAGAGCGCAATTGGCAAGACTGTTTAGGTATAGTTTGCCAACTCTGTATATTTTAGCGTATTCTGAGGTGCCAGAAAATCGACAGATCAGTGTAGTCGCAAGCGTAGGTCAGGGAGGATAA
- the fliQ gene encoding flagellar biosynthesis protein FliQ has protein sequence MQEEFVLTLGQRMLEVTAMLAAPLLIPALLIGLLVGMFQAATQINEMTLSFIPKLAIVGIALVVAGPWMLTTLISFTRELYQNIPALIG, from the coding sequence ATGCAAGAAGAATTCGTTTTAACATTAGGGCAGCGAATGCTAGAAGTGACGGCAATGTTAGCCGCTCCGCTTTTAATTCCTGCACTCTTGATTGGTTTGCTGGTAGGTATGTTTCAAGCAGCAACACAAATTAATGAGATGACCTTAAGTTTTATACCTAAGTTAGCCATTGTGGGTATCGCTTTAGTTGTAGCAGGGCCTTGGATGTTAACAACGTTAATTTCGTTTACCCGAGAGTTGTATCAAAATATTCCAGCCTTAATCGGTTAG
- the fliR gene encoding flagellar biosynthetic protein FliR, which yields MSFNYPEFLQLVGLYFYPFVRIGAMLSIIPLYGLRSVPVRSRVILTFFLTLVIAPSLSMPPPVDPFTWQGVLYILQQMLIGLAMGLVFLVVFQAFVIAGHLISMGMGLAFAQMVDPGTGVNSPVVSQYFTIVVTLLFLALNGHLLVIQVMADSFEYLPIGIHFFNTDSLWLLVEFGSYMFTAGVLVALPAITALLLINVSFGVVTRAAPSLNIFAVGFPVTLLAGLVMLSLTTPIVLPHLQELIHRAVDVISQLRLTE from the coding sequence ATGTCATTTAACTATCCAGAATTTTTACAGCTGGTTGGTTTGTACTTCTACCCATTTGTAAGAATTGGTGCAATGCTCTCTATTATTCCTTTGTACGGACTTAGGTCTGTTCCTGTACGTTCTAGAGTTATTTTAACCTTTTTTTTAACACTCGTTATTGCGCCATCTCTCTCAATGCCACCTCCTGTTGATCCATTTACTTGGCAAGGTGTTCTATATATTTTGCAGCAGATGTTAATCGGTTTGGCAATGGGGCTGGTGTTTTTGGTTGTTTTTCAGGCTTTTGTTATTGCGGGGCATTTAATCTCAATGGGAATGGGTTTGGCCTTTGCGCAAATGGTTGATCCTGGAACGGGGGTTAACTCACCAGTTGTTTCTCAGTATTTTACCATTGTCGTGACGCTACTGTTTTTAGCTTTAAATGGTCATCTATTAGTCATTCAGGTAATGGCGGATAGCTTTGAATACCTGCCAATAGGCATACACTTTTTTAATACAGATAGTTTGTGGTTGTTGGTAGAATTTGGTAGTTATATGTTTACTGCTGGGGTGTTGGTTGCTTTGCCAGCAATAACCGCTTTATTATTGATTAACGTCTCTTTTGGCGTGGTCACACGAGCAGCCCCCTCGTTAAATATCTTTGCGGTTGGTTTTCCTGTTACCCTGTTAGCAGGCCTGGTAATGTTGTCGCTAACAACGCCAATTGTTTTACCACACCTTCAAGAGTTAATTCATCGCGCTGTCGATGTTATTAGTCAGTTGCGTTTAACGGAGTAA
- a CDS encoding RNA polymerase sigma factor FliA, with amino-acid sequence MSGTHVYEQVQKQSSNELLDLESYLPLVKRIAYHLKGRLPDSVFVDDLIQSGIIGLIEAMQKFNANQGASFETYAGIRIRGAMLDEIRKGDWTPRSVHRKSREVSDAIHRVEVKVGREARDEEIAIEMGVEIEQYYHILQDTSSAQLLSIDEPDHEELSEGKIIGGSQTPFAELSESGFQQALASEIGNLPEKEKLVMALYYDEELNLKEIGEVLEVSESRVSQIHSQAIKRIRSRMVNWL; translated from the coding sequence ATGAGCGGTACACACGTTTATGAGCAAGTCCAAAAGCAGTCGAGTAATGAATTACTTGATTTAGAATCGTATTTGCCTCTAGTAAAGCGTATAGCCTATCATTTAAAAGGGCGTTTACCTGATAGTGTTTTTGTTGATGACTTAATCCAATCAGGTATTATCGGCTTGATTGAAGCGATGCAGAAATTCAATGCCAATCAAGGGGCAAGTTTTGAAACTTACGCGGGAATTCGCATTCGTGGGGCGATGCTTGACGAAATTAGAAAGGGGGATTGGACTCCGCGCTCAGTGCATCGTAAATCCCGTGAAGTCAGTGATGCAATCCATCGTGTAGAAGTGAAAGTCGGGCGAGAAGCTCGGGATGAAGAAATCGCTATCGAGATGGGGGTCGAAATTGAACAGTACTACCATATCTTACAAGATACAAGTTCTGCGCAACTCCTATCTATTGATGAACCAGACCATGAAGAGCTTTCCGAAGGCAAAATTATTGGGGGAAGCCAAACACCTTTTGCAGAGCTTTCAGAAAGTGGTTTTCAACAGGCCTTAGCCTCTGAGATAGGTAATCTTCCAGAAAAAGAAAAACTGGTAATGGCTCTATATTATGATGAAGAGTTAAATCTTAAAGAGATTGGCGAAGTGTTAGAAGTCAGTGAATCAAGAGTGAGTCAAATACATAGCCAGGCAATTAAACGAATTCGTTCTAGAATGGTAAATTGGTTGTAA
- the fliO gene encoding flagellar biosynthetic protein FliO, which translates to MSLMKQAWLTGFLFLQSAWVAAETKSAEIGEKVTQPSEYFGQIVLSLVLVLLIIFVSAWLLRRYGRFPGVADGNLKVLGALSVGQRERILLLQVGQEQILVGVTSNRISRLHQLEEPIKVQDNVPVSSQFSQRLQEAIKSKGKSQQPREDN; encoded by the coding sequence ATGAGTTTAATGAAGCAGGCCTGGTTAACAGGCTTTTTATTTCTACAGTCTGCATGGGTAGCTGCTGAAACTAAAAGCGCTGAGATTGGAGAAAAGGTTACTCAGCCCAGTGAATACTTTGGGCAGATTGTCTTGTCTTTGGTTTTAGTTTTACTTATTATTTTTGTCTCCGCTTGGTTGCTAAGGCGTTATGGTAGGTTTCCAGGGGTCGCTGATGGTAATCTTAAAGTTCTTGGTGCTTTGTCAGTTGGACAAAGAGAGCGCATTTTACTGTTACAAGTGGGACAAGAACAAATCCTTGTTGGAGTCACCTCTAATCGAATCAGTCGGTTACATCAGCTTGAAGAACCTATTAAAGTACAGGATAATGTCCCTGTATCCAGCCAATTTTCGCAAAGGCTTCAAGAAGCCATAAAATCTAAGGGAAAGAGCCAGCAGCCTCGTGAAGATAATTAA
- the fliP gene encoding flagellar type III secretion system pore protein FliP (The bacterial flagellar biogenesis protein FliP forms a type III secretion system (T3SS)-type pore required for flagellar assembly.), producing MPGIPAFTVETDATGNQDYTLTIQILLLMTGLTLLPAALIATTSFLRIVIVLALLRQALGTMQTPSNQVLIGLSLFLTLFIMTPVLDKVYDTAVAPYLEEEIQFQKAVELGAIPMHQFMLQQTREDDLGMFAEMADVTLTDPQNVPFKVLIPAFMTSELKTAFQIGFMLFIPFLIIDLVVASLLMSMGMMMLSPMIISLPFKLMLFVLIDGWALVVGTLANSFVVPGGI from the coding sequence ATGCCAGGTATCCCCGCGTTTACAGTTGAAACGGATGCGACAGGCAATCAGGATTACACCTTAACAATACAGATTCTGTTATTGATGACGGGGCTGACGTTGCTTCCAGCTGCCTTAATTGCAACGACCTCTTTTTTAAGGATTGTTATTGTTTTAGCTTTACTGAGACAGGCTCTGGGTACGATGCAAACGCCTTCAAACCAAGTGTTAATTGGTTTATCACTGTTTTTAACTTTATTTATTATGACACCTGTATTAGATAAGGTATATGACACGGCTGTAGCCCCTTACCTTGAAGAAGAGATTCAATTCCAAAAGGCCGTGGAGCTAGGTGCAATCCCTATGCATCAATTTATGCTGCAACAAACCAGAGAGGATGATTTAGGTATGTTTGCAGAAATGGCGGATGTCACTTTAACGGATCCACAAAATGTGCCATTTAAAGTCTTGATTCCTGCTTTTATGACCAGTGAATTAAAAACCGCTTTTCAGATTGGTTTTATGCTGTTCATTCCATTTTTAATTATTGACCTTGTTGTAGCAAGTTTATTGATGTCTATGGGGATGATGATGTTATCTCCCATGATTATCTCTTTACCTTTTAAACTTATGCTGTTTGTCCTTATTGATGGTTGGGCATTAGTCGTGGGTACTTTGGCAAATAGTTTTGTTGTGCCTGGGGGGATATGA
- the fliN gene encoding flagellar motor switch protein FliN, with translation MSDEDDLSAWGDALAEQADAEGSSADADWGDALAEQTTAEAMGAESISSAAFDELNAERGNSKDKVDLDVLMDIPVTLQLEIGRAKVSIRNLLSYTQGSVVEMDRLAGEPLDLLVNGTLIAHGEVVVINDKFGVRLTDVVSPQERIKKLK, from the coding sequence ATGAGTGATGAAGATGATTTAAGTGCGTGGGGAGACGCCTTAGCGGAACAAGCTGATGCTGAAGGGAGTTCGGCTGACGCTGATTGGGGAGATGCTTTAGCTGAACAGACTACAGCAGAAGCGATGGGCGCTGAATCAATCAGTTCTGCTGCATTTGACGAGCTAAATGCAGAGCGCGGTAATAGCAAAGATAAAGTGGATTTAGATGTCCTAATGGACATTCCTGTAACCCTTCAGCTGGAGATTGGTAGAGCAAAAGTCTCTATTCGTAACTTGCTTTCTTATACTCAGGGTTCAGTTGTAGAAATGGATCGTCTTGCTGGTGAACCGTTAGATCTATTAGTTAATGGCACTTTAATCGCACATGGTGAAGTTGTGGTAATTAATGATAAGTTTGGTGTTCGCTTGACGGATGTAGTGAGTCCTCAAGAACGAATTAAGAAGCTAAAATAA
- a CDS encoding MinD/ParA family protein, whose protein sequence is MLNDQAAGLRAMHANKTPTHEKPQQPVRVIAVASGKGGVGKTNVSVNLGVSLSKLGNRVLLMDADMGLANVDIMLGLQTKYNLSHVLDGEKTLQEVIVEGPGGLKIIPAASGVRRMAQLSAMENAGIINAFSELNGELDILIVDTAAGIADSVVSFCRAAQEVVVVVTDEPASITDAYALVKVLSRDYQLTQFRLLANMSRSPAHGRQLYEKFAKVCEQFLDVSIDYLGTVPFDHDLREAVQRQIPVTVYKPNSDAAQSFKSMAQQIQRWPIPRGVTGYLQFFVENLFNSGR, encoded by the coding sequence GTGCTCAATGATCAAGCAGCAGGATTACGTGCAATGCATGCCAATAAAACACCTACACATGAAAAGCCCCAACAGCCTGTTAGAGTGATTGCCGTCGCCAGTGGTAAAGGGGGAGTGGGTAAAACGAATGTTTCTGTGAACTTAGGTGTGTCACTATCAAAGCTTGGTAATAGAGTTTTGTTAATGGATGCCGATATGGGGCTGGCAAACGTAGATATTATGTTAGGCCTGCAAACGAAATATAATTTATCTCATGTGCTAGATGGTGAAAAAACATTACAAGAAGTGATTGTTGAAGGCCCAGGTGGTTTGAAAATTATTCCAGCGGCCTCAGGGGTTCGCAGAATGGCACAACTGAGTGCCATGGAAAATGCGGGTATTATTAATGCCTTTTCTGAATTGAATGGTGAACTTGATATTTTAATTGTTGATACTGCTGCAGGTATTGCGGATAGCGTGGTTAGTTTTTGCCGAGCCGCTCAAGAAGTGGTCGTTGTAGTGACTGATGAGCCCGCTTCTATTACGGATGCTTACGCATTAGTTAAGGTGTTAAGTCGTGACTACCAACTCACACAGTTCAGACTTCTAGCGAATATGAGTCGCTCTCCTGCGCATGGTAGGCAGCTTTATGAAAAGTTTGCAAAAGTGTGTGAGCAGTTTTTAGATGTCAGTATTGATTATCTTGGAACGGTGCCTTTTGATCATGATTTGCGAGAAGCTGTCCAGAGGCAAATTCCCGTTACCGTATATAAGCCAAATAGCGATGCAGCACAATCGTTTAAAAGTATGGCGCAACAAATACAAAGATGGCCAATTCCAAGAGGCGTAACGGGTTACTTACAATTTTTTGTTGAAAACTTGTTTAATTCTGGGCGTTAA
- the flhB gene encoding flagellar biosynthesis protein FlhB: MAENADGSEKSEEPTQKKLDDARDKGQIPRSKELTTLLITLSAAIFMLLYGGAMMQDFIDMMIKGISFDRDIAFDTQKMFDLIIALIIKAIYLMLPFILVMMFIALVSPILLGGWAFSAKALAPKASKLNPISGIKRMFSVKALLELLKAFAKFSLVMAMATYFLYFTFAEVLVLGIEPLKFAMAHSGSLIVQAFIFVSLSLLIVAAIDVPFQLWDHNKQLKMTKQEVKEEYKQQEGNPEVKGRIRQVQREMSQRRMMQKVPEADVIITNPTHFAVALKYDPESMQEPMVLAMGVDFMAAQIRTIAKENNISIVEAPPLARALYYNAEIDRPIPYDLFKAVASVLAYIYQLKEMGKADEVDFARLPIPPEMKTE; encoded by the coding sequence ATGGCTGAAAATGCTGACGGCAGTGAAAAATCCGAAGAACCTACCCAGAAAAAATTGGATGATGCTCGAGATAAAGGGCAGATACCACGTTCAAAAGAATTAACCACCTTGTTGATTACCTTATCAGCGGCCATATTTATGCTGCTATATGGTGGGGCAATGATGCAAGATTTTATTGATATGATGATTAAGGGCATTAGTTTTGATCGTGATATTGCTTTCGATACTCAAAAAATGTTTGATTTAATTATCGCGTTGATTATCAAAGCGATTTATCTGATGTTACCGTTCATTTTAGTCATGATGTTTATTGCGTTAGTTTCTCCTATATTGTTGGGTGGTTGGGCTTTTAGTGCCAAAGCCTTAGCGCCAAAAGCCAGTAAGTTAAACCCAATATCAGGCATTAAGCGCATGTTTTCTGTTAAAGCGTTGTTAGAGTTATTGAAAGCCTTTGCTAAGTTCAGCTTGGTAATGGCTATGGCAACCTATTTTTTATACTTCACTTTTGCTGAAGTTTTAGTTCTGGGGATTGAGCCTCTGAAGTTTGCCATGGCGCATTCGGGAAGTTTAATTGTTCAGGCGTTTATTTTTGTCAGTTTATCGTTATTAATTGTGGCAGCAATCGATGTCCCTTTTCAACTTTGGGATCATAATAAACAGCTCAAAATGACTAAGCAAGAAGTGAAAGAGGAGTACAAACAACAAGAGGGTAATCCAGAGGTAAAAGGCCGTATTAGACAGGTTCAAAGAGAGATGTCCCAACGTAGAATGATGCAAAAGGTGCCAGAAGCCGATGTCATTATTACCAACCCCACACATTTTGCCGTGGCGCTTAAATACGACCCTGAAAGCATGCAGGAACCTATGGTTTTAGCTATGGGGGTAGACTTTATGGCCGCACAGATTAGAACGATTGCAAAAGAGAATAATATTAGCATTGTAGAAGCGCCACCTTTAGCAAGGGCTTTATACTATAATGCAGAAATAGATCGTCCTATACCATACGATTTATTTAAAGCCGTTGCCTCTGTACTCGCTTACATTTATCAGCTTAAAGAGATGGGAAAGGCCGACGAAGTGGATTTTGCTCGTTTGCCGATACCTCCTGAGATGAAAACGGAATGA
- the flhF gene encoding flagellar biosynthesis protein FlhF, with translation MKIKRYFAPNMRQAMNLVRDEHGDDAVILSTKDTEDGVEIVAALDPDSNQSNQEKSKTQGSSYHSPEMSNTQFNSSPQQASPELGNMAEELKAVRALLENQLSGLAWNQAEQNDPARIELIKRLVKLGVGWNLSEKLVNALPVVNQQAWSTILAEMESQIPVLERDMIDRGGIFALVGPTGVGKTTTIAKIASRFVMRNSPNELALITTDCYKIGAQAQLKTFAELINVPVHVAKTQGELYALLASLANKKLILIDTAGMSQRDLQLSQQVTSGHEGVTTVRNYLVMSAATQLSVMKDIVKSFNQIVLTGCILTKVDEALQLGNVLTVLIEEQLPIAYLSNGQRVPEDLESVRTREFIDRVIVLGQQNTESNQNEQAFRLGLGKEISSAQ, from the coding sequence TTGAAAATAAAGCGTTATTTTGCACCTAATATGCGCCAGGCGATGAATCTCGTGAGGGACGAACATGGCGATGATGCTGTGATTTTGTCTACAAAAGATACAGAGGATGGTGTTGAGATTGTCGCGGCATTAGACCCTGATTCGAATCAGTCTAACCAAGAGAAGTCTAAAACGCAGGGGAGTTCTTATCACTCCCCAGAGATGTCAAACACACAGTTTAATTCCTCACCTCAACAAGCGAGCCCCGAGTTAGGCAATATGGCAGAAGAGTTAAAGGCTGTTCGTGCCTTGCTTGAAAATCAATTGTCAGGTCTTGCTTGGAATCAGGCAGAACAAAATGATCCTGCAAGAATTGAGTTGATTAAACGTTTAGTTAAGCTGGGAGTTGGCTGGAATTTAAGTGAAAAGTTAGTCAATGCTCTACCTGTAGTGAATCAACAGGCCTGGTCAACTATATTGGCAGAAATGGAGAGTCAAATTCCTGTTTTGGAAAGGGATATGATCGACCGAGGTGGGATTTTTGCTTTAGTTGGCCCAACGGGTGTTGGTAAAACAACGACTATAGCAAAAATTGCTAGTCGTTTTGTGATGCGAAACAGCCCAAACGAGCTGGCTCTGATTACAACGGACTGTTATAAGATTGGGGCTCAGGCGCAATTAAAAACATTTGCAGAATTGATTAATGTTCCTGTTCATGTCGCTAAAACGCAAGGAGAGTTATATGCATTGCTTGCATCCTTAGCGAATAAAAAATTAATTTTGATTGACACGGCTGGCATGAGTCAAAGGGATTTACAGCTTTCTCAACAAGTGACTTCAGGACATGAAGGAGTGACCACCGTCAGGAATTATTTAGTTATGTCGGCAGCAACACAGTTATCTGTTATGAAAGATATAGTAAAATCATTTAACCAGATTGTATTAACAGGTTGTATCTTGACCAAAGTGGATGAAGCCTTACAATTAGGTAATGTGCTGACAGTATTAATTGAAGAACAATTGCCGATTGCCTATTTATCGAATGGGCAAAGAGTACCAGAGGACCTAGAATCTGTGAGAACCAGAGAATTTATTGATCGAGTGATTGTACTAGGTCAGCAAAATACAGAAAGTAATCAAAATGAGCAAGCCTTTCGTTTAGGATTAGGTAAGGAGATTTCAAGTGCTCAATGA